The following are encoded together in the Acipenser ruthenus chromosome 24, fAciRut3.2 maternal haplotype, whole genome shotgun sequence genome:
- the LOC117429604 gene encoding apoptosis-inducing factor 3-like isoform X2: MVTKRQDPVVVVKLVCLQAALGAAQPEEHREMAELNPAKEGGQAEEITEMVCLESDLKDGEMREVEVGSHKVLLVRSEGGYSAVGNLCTHYGATLSKGALSGSRVRCPWHGACFNIKTGDIEEYPGLDSLPCHKVKIENSKVFVSINKKDLEKTRRVKEMGCRVAGDSSTVLIIGGGPAALVCAETLRQGSYGGRIIMATKEELPPYDRTKLSKAMNVKADSILLRQLDFYQSCDIEVWLRREAVSVNTDEKTVTFQDGSVQHYDQLLIATGSRPREVTCPGADLDNVTLLRTPEDSSRIHQAALGKNVVILGTSFIGMEVASYLSATASSVSVIGNSAVPYQNTLGTEIGRVARKMLEEKNVKFYMEDGVTELTGENGKFMQTGVPGVFAAGDVTSFPLSLRKDKMVNIGHWQLAHAHGRIAALNMLKKQVGINSVPFFWTMLMGKSFRYAGYGEGHTEVIMKGKVEEMKFLAFYIKEDVVVAVASLNFDPSVSQVAEIMASGRTISKAQAKSDDMSWLKLP, encoded by the exons ATGGTTACCAAGCGACAGGATCCAGTTGTGGTTGTCAAACTAGTTTGTCTACAGGCTGCTTTGGGTGCTGCTCAACCGGAAGAACACA GAGAGATGGCTGAGCTGAACCCAGCGAAGGAAGGGGGTCAGGCGGAGGAGATCACAGAGATGGTGTGCCTGGAGTCTGACCTCAAGGACGGAGA GATGCGCGAGGTGGAGGTGGGGAGCCACAAAGTGCTGCTGGTCCGAAGTGAGGGGGGGTACAGCGCTGTTGGAAACCTGTGTACCCATTACGGAGCGACTCTCAGCAAAG GAGCTCTTTCAGGAAGCAGAGTGCGTTGTCCTTGGCATGGGGCCTGCTTCAATATTAAAACAGGAGACATTGAGGAATACCCTGGTCTGGACAGTTTGCCTTGTCACAAG GTCAAAATCGAGAACAGCAAGGTGTTTGTATCAATAAACAAAAAG GACCTGGAGAAGACAAGGAGGGTGAAAGAGATGGGCTGCCGAGTGGCTGGGGATTCCAGCACAGTGCTGATCATTggaggag GTCCTGCTGCCCTGGTCTGTGCAGAGACTCTCCGCCAGGGGAGCTATGGGGGGAGGATCATCATGGCAACGAAAGAGGAGCTTCCTCCATATGACAGGACCAAGCTCAGCAAG GCCATGAACGTGAAAGCTGACAGTATCTTGCTGAGGCAGCTGGATTTTTACCAGTCCTGTGATATCGAGGTGTGGTTGAGAAGGGAG gctgtGTCGGTGAACACAGATGAGAAGACGGTCACTTTCCAGGACGGCTCAGTGCAGCACTATGATCAGCTGCTGATAGCAACAGGCTCTAG ACCGAGGGAGGTGACCTGTCCTGGAGCGGACCTGGACAATGTGACTCTGCTCCGCACGCCTGAGGACAGCAGCCGAATTCACCAGGCAGCGCTGGGCAAGAATGTGGTGATCCTGGGCACCTCCTTCATAG GAATGGAGGTGGCGTCTTACCTGTCTGCCACGGCCTCCAGCGTGTCTGTGATTGGAAACAGCGCGGTCCCCTATCAGAACACCCTGGGCACAGAGATTGGCAGAGTTGCCAGGAAG ATGCTGGAGGAAAAGAATGTGAAGTTCTATATGGAGGACGGTGTGACGGAGTTAACGGGAGAGAATGGAAAG TTTATGCAGACCGGTGTCCCAGGTGTCTTTGCTGCAGGGGACGTGACGTCATTTCCTCTTTCCCTACGGAAAGACAAGATGGTCAATATTGGGCACTGGCAGCTGGCGCATGCACATG GACGGATCGCCGCCTTAAACATGTTGAAGAAACAGGTGGGAATAAACTCAGTTCCTTTCTTCTGGACGATGCTGATGGGAAAAAGCTTCCGCTATGCAG GCTATGGAGAAGGACACACTGAGGTCATCATGAAAGGAAAAGTGGAAGAGATGAAGTTTCTAGCCTTTTATATCAA GGAAGACGTGGTGGTGGCTGTCGCCAGCTTGAACTTTGACCCTAGTGTTTCCCAGGTTGCAGAGATCATGGCTTCTGGGAGGACCATCTCCAAAGCACAGGCTAA GTCTGATGACATGAGCTGGTTGAAGCTGCCCTGA
- the LOC117429604 gene encoding apoptosis-inducing factor 3-like isoform X1 produces MVTKRQDPVVVVKLVCLQAALGAAQPEEHREMAELNPAKEGGQAEEITEMVCLESDLKDGEMREVEVGSHKVLLVRSEGGYSAVGNLCTHYGATLSKGALSGSRVRCPWHGACFNIKTGDIEEYPGLDSLPCHKVKIENSKVFVSINKKDLEKTRRVKEMGCRVAGDSSTVLIIGGGPAALVCAETLRQGSYGGRIIMATKEELPPYDRTKLSKAMNVKADSILLRQLDFYQSCDIEVWLRREAVSVNTDEKTVTFQDGSVQHYDQLLIATGSRPREVTCPGADLDNVTLLRTPEDSSRIHQAALGKNVVILGTSFIGMEVASYLSATASSVSVIGNSAVPYQNTLGTEIGRVARKMLEEKNVKFYMEDGVTELTGENGKVKQVLLKSGKILPADVFVTGIGVQPNSAFLKGSTVALDSTGAVIVDKFMQTGVPGVFAAGDVTSFPLSLRKDKMVNIGHWQLAHAHGRIAALNMLKKQVGINSVPFFWTMLMGKSFRYAGYGEGHTEVIMKGKVEEMKFLAFYIKEDVVVAVASLNFDPSVSQVAEIMASGRTISKAQAKSDDMSWLKLP; encoded by the exons ATGGTTACCAAGCGACAGGATCCAGTTGTGGTTGTCAAACTAGTTTGTCTACAGGCTGCTTTGGGTGCTGCTCAACCGGAAGAACACA GAGAGATGGCTGAGCTGAACCCAGCGAAGGAAGGGGGTCAGGCGGAGGAGATCACAGAGATGGTGTGCCTGGAGTCTGACCTCAAGGACGGAGA GATGCGCGAGGTGGAGGTGGGGAGCCACAAAGTGCTGCTGGTCCGAAGTGAGGGGGGGTACAGCGCTGTTGGAAACCTGTGTACCCATTACGGAGCGACTCTCAGCAAAG GAGCTCTTTCAGGAAGCAGAGTGCGTTGTCCTTGGCATGGGGCCTGCTTCAATATTAAAACAGGAGACATTGAGGAATACCCTGGTCTGGACAGTTTGCCTTGTCACAAG GTCAAAATCGAGAACAGCAAGGTGTTTGTATCAATAAACAAAAAG GACCTGGAGAAGACAAGGAGGGTGAAAGAGATGGGCTGCCGAGTGGCTGGGGATTCCAGCACAGTGCTGATCATTggaggag GTCCTGCTGCCCTGGTCTGTGCAGAGACTCTCCGCCAGGGGAGCTATGGGGGGAGGATCATCATGGCAACGAAAGAGGAGCTTCCTCCATATGACAGGACCAAGCTCAGCAAG GCCATGAACGTGAAAGCTGACAGTATCTTGCTGAGGCAGCTGGATTTTTACCAGTCCTGTGATATCGAGGTGTGGTTGAGAAGGGAG gctgtGTCGGTGAACACAGATGAGAAGACGGTCACTTTCCAGGACGGCTCAGTGCAGCACTATGATCAGCTGCTGATAGCAACAGGCTCTAG ACCGAGGGAGGTGACCTGTCCTGGAGCGGACCTGGACAATGTGACTCTGCTCCGCACGCCTGAGGACAGCAGCCGAATTCACCAGGCAGCGCTGGGCAAGAATGTGGTGATCCTGGGCACCTCCTTCATAG GAATGGAGGTGGCGTCTTACCTGTCTGCCACGGCCTCCAGCGTGTCTGTGATTGGAAACAGCGCGGTCCCCTATCAGAACACCCTGGGCACAGAGATTGGCAGAGTTGCCAGGAAG ATGCTGGAGGAAAAGAATGTGAAGTTCTATATGGAGGACGGTGTGACGGAGTTAACGGGAGAGAATGGAAAG GTGAAACAAGTGCTGCTGAAAAGTGGGAAGATCCTGCCGGCCGATGTGTTTGTCACTGGCATAG GCGTTCAGCCCAATTCGGCTTTCCTGAAAGGAAGCACGGTGGCACTGGATTCAACGGGAGCTGTCATCGTTGACAAG TTTATGCAGACCGGTGTCCCAGGTGTCTTTGCTGCAGGGGACGTGACGTCATTTCCTCTTTCCCTACGGAAAGACAAGATGGTCAATATTGGGCACTGGCAGCTGGCGCATGCACATG GACGGATCGCCGCCTTAAACATGTTGAAGAAACAGGTGGGAATAAACTCAGTTCCTTTCTTCTGGACGATGCTGATGGGAAAAAGCTTCCGCTATGCAG GCTATGGAGAAGGACACACTGAGGTCATCATGAAAGGAAAAGTGGAAGAGATGAAGTTTCTAGCCTTTTATATCAA GGAAGACGTGGTGGTGGCTGTCGCCAGCTTGAACTTTGACCCTAGTGTTTCCCAGGTTGCAGAGATCATGGCTTCTGGGAGGACCATCTCCAAAGCACAGGCTAA GTCTGATGACATGAGCTGGTTGAAGCTGCCCTGA